The Gasterosteus aculeatus chromosome 8, fGasAcu3.hap1.1, whole genome shotgun sequence genome has a window encoding:
- the stx6 gene encoding syntaxin-6 translates to MSMEDPFFVVKGEVQKAVNAAQSLHHRWSELSQEGGGASKEEMDWTTNELRNSLRSIEWDLEDLDETISIVESNPKKFNLDAAELSKRKAFITTTKQTVKDMKEQMSSPTAASVDRKNTQALLGDRGAQGPIWQPGPDKYGRLDRQLQNANSHFIEEQQGQQQLMAEQQDEQLELVSGTIGVLKNMSERIGMELDEQSVMLDDFTHEVDSSQSRLDNVMKKLAKVSHMTSDPVQWCAIGILLSILFVVILLLIIL, encoded by the exons ATGTCTATGGAAGATCCATTCTTCGTCGTCAAAGG TGAGGTGCAGAAGGCTGTCAACGCAGCACAGAGCCTCCATCACAGATGGAGCGAGCTGTcgcaggaggggggcggggcctccaaGGAGGAAATGGACTGGACGACCAATGAACTGAGGAACAGTCTGCGCTCCATCGAGTGGGACCTGGAGGACCTCGACGAGACAATCA GCATTGTTGAGTCCAACCCAAAGAAGTTCAACCTGGATGCAGCCGAGCTGTCCAAGAGGAAAGCATTCATCACTACCACCAAACAGACTGTAAAG GACATGAAAGAACAGATGTCGAGTCCAACTGCTGCGTCAGTGGACAGAAAGAACACGCAG GCTCTGCTGGGTGACCGTGGGGCTCAGGGCCCGATCTGGCAACCCGGTCCTGATAAATACGGCCGGCTGGACCGCCAACTGCAGAATGCCAACTCTCACTTCATAGAGGAGCAGCAGGGCCAGCAGCAG cTGATGGCCGAGCAGCAGGATGAGCAGCTGGAGCTCGTGTCGGGAACAATCGGAGTCCTGAAGAACATGTCGGAGAGGATTGGCATGGAGCTGGATGAACAGTCTGT GATGCTGGATGACTTCACTCACGAGGTGGACAGCAGTCAGTCCAGACTGGACAACGTCATGAAGAAACTGGCCAAAGTGTCTCACATGACCAGCG ATCCTGTTCAGTGGTGCGCTATCGGCATCTTGCTCTCAATCCTCTTCGTGGTCATCCTCCTCTTAATCATCCTGTGA